TCATTAAGCGTGAATGCAATACAGGCACCTAAGACTACGGTTACAGTGGATTTGTTCTAGCAAATTGTCACTCTGACGAATGAAACGTTTGGAAaccgatatacatatatatacattcatTAATTGCGGATTCTTATGCATTTATTGCAGGATATTTGAAAGTGTAAAATTGTATAGAATGCACATAGTATGAAaagatatacatgtataatattcaaagtatagtgctttctataatatttggcagataaaacaattttttatcgaatctatacttttttaattatagccttaaaaatatgaatttacatacaAAGTAGCACTCTACgcgtaataatttatacacatatttgattgctttaataattcatttcgtCAAAACACGCATGTAATCATAGCCTAACACATTTATTTCACATAGGCAACATTAAAACCTCGCTTCATAAAATCAGTTCCCATGACTGGTGGGGATAACGATAGCCAGTTATCGAGACATAGTTCGGCCACTTAACGTGACACTACTCTACATCTTCGCTCGCATTAATGTGTGCGCACTGTAATaacttttcttgttttcttacGGATAACTTTTCTTACGGATTATGTCTCAAGACGACAACAAAGTTTCGTTTACGAATTATTCATACGAGATCTCGGATCTTCGGTAAGTGTGATTTACCACGTTATACTGCAATTTATATGTATCGTTGCTCCGCGAACTTGACTAAAGAGGGAACACTATTCAACTTTCGAACTTTAAGAGGGATAAAACTTTACGAGAGTATTAAAGATAACTTTTTCGGATAACGATAGATTTTGGTAAGCTGTAACATGAGATAACAGAATCTTATCTTTACATTCACTAGATACAGAATTTAAGCGTGACGGATATGGTATAAATACTTTGGTGTAGTGCGAATGCATACGTAGAGGGCATTGTTGTTTCTGGAACATTTGGAACTCAGGTATTTGAAGAGGGTGAGTTGATAACAAATAAACAAGTTAAGCAATTCAATTATAATACCAACTGCATAATTTCGCGGAAATACCATGTCTTGCAATATCGACTGGCATGATACGCGGACGTTAACATAAATACACGAATTATACGATGAAttatagatatagatatgaATGAACTATAGATATGAATTTTAGTGGGGACTAAATGATAATCAgccaaaaatataatttaaaagattttctaCATAAAACGTGATTGAAACAAACTctggaaaaattaaatgaattatatgaaattctttggCGAAAGAAAGTTGCTACATTTTATTACTTCGGTACAATTAACGTCAATTCATATAGGCGATTTTCCTTATTTAGGCCAGTTTTATAAAATCAGATCAAACTCGACCACCAATTTAATCGTTATTTGTCCGTAAACATAATTCAGGCTCGCAAACTTAGATATCAAACACACGACTAACTTCGTTTGAATTAACTACAAGAATAAAAATGTGACTAGCGGAACATGAACtgttatgtatatacatacaaatacaTACGATTAAAAGTAACTATACAATAATCACGTTTATAGATTGTACAATCATGTATTTGCAATAACATCtaggataaaaaataaactttattaGAAGTGGAAAAGGTATCTCTTAACATTAAATGCTATTAGTTTCATTGATATGATCTTCATTAGCGTCATGAATAAATTGATGTAACATAACTTTCTTCAAAGTTCCACTGTtttaaaatgtacaatttactatgttaatatatatatatatatagattatattatatatatattttttatattatataatatattatatattattaaataaaaaatatatatataatataacataatgtaataataaaataaaataaaaaatatataatattttaaattatttaatatattatatattataatacgtattattacatattactcaatatatatatttatatgatataatgtaataataaaataaaaaatatataataatatatatatattatataatatatatatgttatattatatatgtatatatatacatacacatacacacatacgtACTATATTATAAGCGCGTTCTCTGTGTATCTTTCATtcataatttatcaaatgcaAATCTTTTACAATCTACATATATCTAgtgaataaaatgaattttgtaaataataaagaatactACCTATGCAATTATCGAGAGATATaccaagaataaaatatacgagaaacagtttttaaaaatgaatcatGCTATTGTgtagtttttaaaaaattataatgataTGAAAATACTTTAAAAGATTTTGTTAAACATTCCATTACGTTTTTCATATCAAATTACTTATATAACTATTTATTCTTTAACTTTTCCCTGATATTTTGCTGCTTTCTTTGTACATGCAATGAAGATAAACATAGTCAACCACATTCATGCATGAATCATGATTAAACGTGTATtgtaaatacaattaattgtCATGAAATATATAGGCAAATAAGAATTTGTATAAAGCACTATATATctgtatatgtttatatatttacactgcaatttaataaaagtttcaagatttaaagtaattaactaaatgaatatttcgaaataatatcCTTATAACAAAAGTGACTTTACCTAGATATAATTTGCATTCGTAATTCAACATCGTCAAATAAAAGTTAAAGATGCAAAGTAGAATTATCAAGACAAATAAAGCAGAAAATTAAAGGTCATAAATATCGCCAATATTTTAGACgatttataaatagaaagatgaGATTTTGTTATGATAATGTCgcttttgaataatttataaacaagtaatataagagttaagtcataatatattaaaaagtaattacaaAGCATGGTGTCTGCCCAAGACGCATGTTTAATTTCTCTATTAATTTAAGATACAGGGTGTTACCAAACTGGTGGTATAAGCTGAAAGAAAGTGAATGTACGtaaaaaaataagtcgaaaatgtaAAGTGACATTTTTTCAacctcgattttctcgaaaacgaaacgtaattcttttattttatattatttctttgttctatatcttttttcgCGCAGAATCACCTTCTTTCCTCTTATACCACTACTTCGATAACATCCTGTATAAATGTATCGAAAATAAGACATCaatcatttttttaaacatatttcatCTATAAAAAGTATCTCTTAGCTTTAATTTCTGATTAGGAAATACGAAATATGGAAATAAGTCATTTACCGTCCTTTTGTCAGTCTGTCAATTCCACAAAACAAACATTCATAGACTCCTACACTTTTCATTTAGTTTGTACTAATGCATATGGAAAATATTGTAGGAAAATCATATTTGAATCGATTAAGAATTACGTTACTCTCGGAACGTTAAAAATgctatgaaataaaaaaaaaaaaaaaacggaatTCCTTCAATCACACGAATCCAGAGGATGATTATGAAAGACCGTGGTTTGCTGATCGAATATCGAAACGTACAATGTACTAAACGATTGATCCTTACGTGTCATCCATGTATTTCCTTACATAAGACATGAAATCTACCAATGCAGTAGACATTGATTTATCTACAACTTTTTGTGGAAGCCAGCCTTTCAAATTCGTATTAATTATCCACGTAAATCGACATCTACTCTCGTCGTTAGGTAATTGTTCTGCTGCACAACAGCTTAGCTTGTTCTCGGCTCTTTAACAAAACGTTAGCACAAATAATTAGTTTTGGATATAGCACAATCTTAAAGATGTATCTTGCAATCTTACCTGACGACGTTACTGCGATTTGGTAATGACGTAAAAGGCACTGACATTCCACTATTTATATAATAGTTACCGTATTGCACACGACGTCttaaaataacgaaatcaCGAGCGCCAATAATGCCTCCTCCTTGGGCACTTGTGGCTTGATAAACAATATCTGTATTTTCATCAATGTCCTGATTGAGaaatcataatttattattttaataaataagtaaaaaataagacaTAATAAAAAGGATGTTACCTGTAATTTTTTCGACTCTGTAACGAGTCTATTCCATGACGGTGATAATTCAACTTCGTCGAATAATCTGTTTACGAGTATACCAGCTGGAGCTTCAATAGTTCCCTTAAAAAATCGTATGAAATCAATTTCACAATAAAAAATCtccaatatatataaacttaatatatataacttaataatatttaaacttaCTACTATCTTTAATGTTTTCCCTTCCTTAGGACGgtttatataaaagataatatcACCATTTGacattatattttgaatttgcCAATCTTTAGATTGCAATAAATCGTGGCAAGTTTGTACTAATGCATTTGCTCTTCGTTTATAATCATGTATCTATAAGTATTAAAGAATCGTTTTAAAAAGACTATTAAGCGTACTAATATCTTGCTAggttttattatacaatttttgctCACCATCTCTGTCGTGAGTCTTGGTAGAGGCTTAGGTGGAAATACTTCAGTTGCTTTTGATAAGCCCCGAGTATTACCTGGTGCTCTAAAACTTTCATCCTCGTTGTCAGAATGAGCTGGTGAATCCATAGGTGTAAAAAATGTACCAGGTTCGCTGGTATATTGGCGTGATTCCGAAACAACTCCTCGAAGGAGCGGTTCTCTTTCATTATCCGCAAAATCTAAAATCAGTTCGAAGATTCTGTTTACTACTGATACACAACATCCATCTTAATGTTCAATAATgaagataattataaatatcgtacTTCTAAACCAATTTCTGGCTTGTGTTTCCTGAGGTAACACACGAATATCAAAGAACCAAGCCTCCACCCAAGGCAATACAAAAGACGTAAGGATAAGAAGAACCTGGAATACTGGTTGATTGCATATCGACCACTAAAAATGAaagtgataaaataataagtctgttattataaacatttcaTGCATAAACAAAGACTTGGCACTTACATCGAAAAGAAACACTTTAGCAATTAAGAAAGCACATGTCGTGGCAGTTGTCAACTGTAACAAATCACATAGCGTTTCTTCTATACAATATCGTATATtactattttacaattaatcgCATTCTAACCGTTTACAAAATTACGATACTTACAGCTACGATAATACAATGATCCAAATGGAGCAGAGCATAGAAGAGCAACAACACGGTAAACCTGCAAATCGCTGCCATCTGAGAAGATGAAATCCTTAAAATCTCTGTTTTCGACGAAGTGAATGTCATTTTGGACATTgttcttcgttctttttcgAGTAGTTATCGCCATATAATTACCATGATACTTACCACTATGTCGAAGAGTGAGGTTTTTATGTGATAATGGACTACTTGATTCATGAAGGCGGACTCCAAACTCTCACCGGCAATCTAAAAATACGTTTCGGGTAAGTTGATAATATTTCATGTATGATTAAACgaagataaatgaaaaagcTATTTTTTTCTCCAATTGCGAATTAGTCGCGGTAACATGTGCAATTTACCATTGTACAAATGAGCCACATGAGGAAAGTAAGCAGGAGGTCGAAGGTGACGAAGAGGCAAAAGAAGCGTCTGACGTTGGACATCCTCCCGTTATGCATGGCACCTGCGATAAGATCCTCGCTAAGGATGATATCCGGAGTTCGCGTTACATTTTGTTGAGTGTACAAACTCCTGTGGGAGTTTATAGATTCACTCAGCAAGGTTTCTGCGGCCGCTCTAATTTGCCTCTCGTCTTCTGCCATTCTGCTACAGTATCTTTTGATATGCGCAACAATAAcctgaagaataaaatttccaacatGAGTTAGTATTATTTAATCACGATTAACGTTTCAAGAATAATATATCTAATCAGTACCGATTATTTGCGACTAATATTAACAATTCTGCCatcattatacattattacattcGTTATTTTGCGTATTTGTGCATTGTTAGACTATtggtttatttaaattatcgaatGAAAAAGAGATTGTTtctagatatatttatattggaaaaatgtttcagTACACGACTTAGAACACTTTAAATCTATTGTGAGTAACTGGCTTCTATTGTTTGTTTTTGAAATGCGCTTCGATATGGATTGTGATTCCAGGAATAACGCAATTTGATCGAATTGAcattcttaaaaaataaaaattgaactaTCCTATGAGATAAAAATTAGTAAGTAGTAATAATCATGgcaatttttgtttcaactTCACTTACATCTACAAGAAGCAAGTTCAGAATTATGtagttgaaaattatatttataatcattGATTTTCCTACAAGGACGCGATCATCGTGCACAAACGCATCATCTAGTTCAATTATCACgaacattatttttctatttttatatactcgtgtatatgtacataatttcgATAGCAaagaattatttgtttatttagatCGAAGTATTTACATTTCTTGGGTTCATTaatacaaacaaataaatatatattcgcATCAACTGATATCGAGTTATATACATGTGTTGTCCAGTTACATACATTTTACTGAAGTCATTTTTTAGTTCATAAGCGATCACATAAAAGGAATCTATGCTTACATGTTTTTTACAATGatcgaaatacaaaataaatgagAAATGTACGAATAAATTGGACTCGtaagaaatacattttcatattgaaatactgAAGACAGATCTGCTAAAAACTTTTTTCTCTTATCCACTATCTTACAGAAATTTGTTCGATACTTATCACGATAACGactttatttatctttagatATTTGTTTGAGCAtgtgtttaaaaatttttttgttacaTCCGATGAATCATATTTTTGTGTCATTTTCTTCCAGAAATAGCTTCATTTTCCAAGAAAATACACAAGTAAATTTTAAGGTTCGAA
The nucleotide sequence above comes from Bombus fervidus isolate BK054 chromosome 6, iyBomFerv1, whole genome shotgun sequence. Encoded proteins:
- the Start1 gene encoding steroidogenic acute regulatory protein-like, with the translated sequence MAEDERQIRAAAETLLSESINSHRSLYTQQNVTRTPDIILSEDLIAGAMHNGRMSNVRRFFCLFVTFDLLLTFLMWLICTMIAGESLESAFMNQVVHYHIKTSLFDIVMAAICRFTVLLLFYALLHLDHCIIVALTTATTCAFLIAKVFLFDWSICNQPVFQVLLILTSFVLPWVEAWFFDIRVLPQETQARNWFRNFADNEREPLLRGVVSESRQYTSEPGTFFTPMDSPAHSDNEDESFRAPGNTRGLSKATEVFPPKPLPRLTTEMIHDYKRRANALVQTCHDLLQSKDWQIQNIMSNGDIIFYINRPKEGKTLKIVGTIEAPAGILVNRLFDEVELSPSWNRLVTESKKLQDIDENTDIVYQATSAQGGGIIGARDFVILRRRVQYGNYYINSGMSVPFTSLPNRSNVVRAENKLSCCAAEQLPNDESRCRFTWIINTNLKGWLPQKVVDKSMSTALVDFMSYVRKYMDDT